In Syntrophales bacterium, one genomic interval encodes:
- a CDS encoding acetyl-CoA C-acyltransferase — translation MEKIPQKIEQQLSEKYAHAPIAEYGKRQPDFSTMGRKKKAAPGLREVVIVEACRTPYGRFGGALKGFTAPELGALAIKEVLRRTAGKVKPEEIDYVFMGQVVPAGCGQVPSRQATILAGLPEAVPSITVNKVCSSGIKTIDLACQMIQLGRAEICIAGGQESMSNGPYALPDMRWGVKMGLPSRPAIDLTVNDGLWCAFYNRHMAIHGSEVGDEFGISRQAQDEWALHSQQAAAAAMQAGRLDDEIFPVEIKSGKNTVIFDQDESPRPETTIEGLAALPPVFNHKSSVTGGPGSVTAGNAPGINDGGDVCLLMSAEKAAELGLKPLCTILDYAEVSQPPKDIATVPGLAIKKLLEQNELTLEQLKLIEINEAFAAVVLVSAQPILGMSKEEMFAKVNVNGSAIAYGHPIGATGARILMTLAYELRRRGGGLGVCGICSGAAQGDAMLIRV, via the coding sequence ATGGAAAAGATCCCCCAGAAAATAGAACAGCAGCTTTCAGAAAAATACGCCCATGCCCCGATCGCCGAATACGGAAAACGCCAACCCGATTTTTCGACAATGGGACGTAAGAAAAAGGCGGCCCCCGGCCTGCGCGAGGTGGTAATCGTCGAGGCGTGCCGAACGCCGTACGGCCGTTTTGGCGGGGCGCTGAAGGGCTTCACCGCTCCGGAACTGGGCGCCCTGGCGATCAAGGAGGTGCTCCGCCGCACCGCCGGCAAGGTAAAGCCGGAAGAGATTGACTACGTCTTCATGGGACAGGTCGTCCCCGCCGGCTGCGGACAGGTTCCCAGCCGCCAGGCGACGATCCTCGCCGGCCTGCCGGAAGCGGTCCCCAGCATCACGGTGAACAAGGTCTGCTCCTCCGGAATCAAGACGATCGATCTCGCCTGCCAGATGATCCAGCTTGGCCGGGCCGAGATCTGCATCGCCGGCGGTCAGGAGAGCATGAGCAACGGCCCCTACGCCCTCCCCGACATGCGCTGGGGAGTCAAAATGGGCCTCCCCTCCCGCCCCGCCATCGATCTGACGGTAAATGACGGGCTCTGGTGCGCCTTCTACAACCGCCACATGGCCATCCATGGCTCCGAGGTGGGCGATGAATTCGGGATCAGCCGCCAAGCGCAGGATGAATGGGCGCTCCATTCGCAGCAAGCCGCGGCGGCCGCGATGCAGGCCGGCCGGCTCGATGACGAAATCTTCCCGGTGGAGATAAAAAGCGGGAAAAACACCGTCATTTTTGACCAAGACGAAAGCCCTCGTCCAGAGACGACAATAGAGGGGCTCGCGGCGCTGCCCCCGGTCTTCAATCATAAAAGCTCCGTCACCGGCGGACCGGGCAGCGTTACCGCCGGGAACGCCCCGGGGATAAACGACGGCGGCGATGTCTGCCTGCTGATGAGCGCCGAGAAGGCGGCCGAACTGGGGCTCAAGCCCCTCTGCACGATCCTTGATTACGCGGAGGTTTCCCAGCCGCCCAAGGATATCGCGACGGTGCCGGGGCTCGCGATCAAAAAGCTGTTGGAGCAAAATGAGCTTACGCTGGAGCAGCTCAAGCTGATCGAGATCAACGAGGCGTTCGCGGCGGTCGTTCTCGTCAGCGCCCAGCCGATCCTCGGGATGTCAAAAGAGGAGATGTTTGCCAAGGTCAACGTCAACGGCAGCGCCATCGCCTACGGCCACCCGATCGGGGCCACCGGGGCAAGGATCCTGATGACCCTCGCCTATGAACTCCGCAGAAGGGGCGGCGGGCTCGGCGTTTGCGGAATCTGCTCCGGCGCCGCCCAGGGAGACGCGATGCTGATTCGCGTATAG
- a CDS encoding glycosyltransferase family 4 protein, translating into MQASPPFFLWVFINVGHNEMQERRRIAVVIPKYGMVGGAEGFAAELTERVARHPEFEVHVFANRWVSSSKRVTFHKVPVVKFPRSLISPSFAFFAGRRIAAAGPFDIVHTHDRIFAADVYTMHGIPHHWWIREVRKKRLSLFDRSLAGVEDQLVLRGGCSRFLAVSGLVRKIFLEEYQIDQSLVTIVHPGVETAPYESRDRGECRRTIRERYGIGREETLILFVSMNFAVKGLDYLLRGLGRLRGKNPAASFKLLVVGHGDEKNYRRLATEQGIADSVIFAGAVERKELPEYYLAGDFYAMLSRFDTFGMVVLEAMAAGLPVLISGRVGAKDLVEVGENGFVIEEPANSDLVADKIEMLLSRELRECMRMAALKTAAANSWDVVVNKVVNIYREILKDQRLVNSKMPHP; encoded by the coding sequence GTGCAAGCTTCTCCGCCGTTTTTTCTGTGGGTTTTTATTAATGTTGGGCATAACGAGATGCAGGAGAGGCGAAGGATAGCGGTTGTAATCCCCAAGTACGGAATGGTCGGCGGGGCGGAAGGGTTTGCCGCGGAGCTGACCGAGCGGGTTGCACGTCATCCGGAGTTCGAAGTCCATGTCTTCGCCAACCGCTGGGTTTCCTCATCTAAGCGGGTGACCTTCCACAAGGTGCCGGTCGTAAAATTTCCCAGATCACTCATTTCGCCGAGCTTTGCCTTTTTCGCCGGGCGCCGCATCGCCGCGGCGGGCCCCTTCGATATCGTCCACACCCATGACCGGATATTTGCGGCGGATGTCTATACGATGCACGGCATTCCCCACCACTGGTGGATCCGGGAGGTCAGAAAAAAAAGGCTGAGCCTGTTCGACCGATCGCTGGCCGGCGTCGAGGATCAGCTTGTCCTGCGCGGCGGGTGCAGTCGTTTTCTGGCGGTCTCCGGCCTGGTCCGAAAAATATTCCTTGAAGAGTATCAAATAGATCAGTCCTTAGTGACAATCGTTCATCCCGGTGTGGAGACAGCCCCGTATGAAAGCAGGGACAGGGGAGAATGTCGCCGGACGATACGGGAGCGTTACGGCATTGGCCGTGAAGAGACGCTGATTCTTTTCGTATCGATGAATTTTGCCGTCAAGGGGCTTGATTATTTGCTGCGCGGCTTGGGTCGCCTCCGGGGAAAAAATCCGGCGGCATCCTTCAAGCTGCTCGTGGTCGGGCATGGCGATGAGAAAAACTACCGGCGTCTTGCCACGGAGCAGGGCATTGCCGATTCCGTAATCTTCGCCGGCGCCGTGGAGCGAAAAGAGCTTCCCGAATACTACCTGGCGGGTGATTTCTATGCGATGCTCTCCCGCTTCGACACCTTCGGGATGGTTGTTCTGGAGGCGATGGCCGCCGGGTTGCCGGTTCTGATCAGCGGTCGGGTGGGCGCGAAGGATCTTGTGGAAGTGGGGGAAAATGGGTTTGTTATTGAAGAGCCCGCAAACAGCGACCTCGTTGCCGATAAAATAGAGATGCTGCTTTCCCGCGAGCTTCGCGAGTGCATGCGAATGGCGGCGCTTAAAACGGCGGCGGCGAACTCCTGGGATGTCGTTGTCAATAAAGTCGTTAATATATATCGGGAAATATTGAAAGATCAGCGCTTAGTCAACTCGAAGATGCCGCATCCGTAA
- a CDS encoding DUF268 domain-containing protein translates to MHLSVIVKGMPFFTFIKKMPAFLSEYAIIRRQAALSRETFPFGKIYPCLQEKDQQSGVLAEHYFYQDLYVARKIFENKPEKHVDVGSRVDGFVAHVASFREIEVLDVRDLHIAIPTIRFTRADLSAKNFSLSDYCDSLSCLHALEHFGLGRYGDPINYEGHLPGWKNMASILKKNGKFYFSVPIGEQRIEFNAHRVFSLSYLLKLFEQYYRIDSFAYISDGGEFIANAALDTAAINNNFGCHYGCGIFELTKR, encoded by the coding sequence ATGCACCTGAGTGTTATCGTCAAGGGAATGCCTTTTTTCACGTTTATCAAAAAAATGCCTGCTTTTCTGAGTGAATATGCCATAATCCGGCGGCAGGCGGCCTTGTCCCGGGAAACCTTTCCGTTCGGGAAAATCTACCCCTGCCTTCAGGAAAAGGATCAGCAAAGCGGCGTCCTTGCCGAACATTACTTCTACCAGGATTTATACGTCGCCCGGAAGATCTTTGAGAATAAGCCGGAAAAACATGTGGATGTCGGCTCGCGTGTCGATGGCTTCGTCGCCCACGTAGCATCGTTCCGGGAGATAGAGGTCCTGGACGTCCGCGACCTCCATATCGCCATTCCCACCATCCGCTTCACCCGCGCCGATCTCTCCGCTAAAAATTTTTCTCTGAGCGACTACTGCGACTCGCTTTCCTGCCTCCACGCCTTGGAACACTTCGGCCTTGGCCGTTATGGCGATCCGATTAATTACGAGGGACATCTCCCCGGCTGGAAAAACATGGCCAGCATACTGAAAAAAAACGGGAAATTCTATTTTTCGGTACCTATCGGGGAGCAACGGATTGAGTTCAACGCCCACCGGGTTTTTTCGTTATCCTATCTACTGAAGCTCTTTGAGCAATATTATCGCATCGACTCGTTCGCGTATATAAGCGACGGCGGGGAATTTATCGCCAATGCGGCACTCGACACCGCCGCCATCAACAATAATTTTGGCTGCCATTACGGATGCGGCATCTTCGAGTTGACTAAGCGCTGA
- a CDS encoding long-chain fatty acid--CoA ligase yields MREMHNLAMMLEKSAAQYAKRTALISNDARLTYLELEKAACALGSHLRSLGLGKGDKVAIMLSNCPEFVIAYFGVQKIGGVAVTLHTQSTSYELRYLLGNSDSRCLITEGEMARRFEEIQAELPLCRHLITTGAPGKPSCFRDIIAKGPFTIGIPELTGDDPAAMIYTSGLTGKPRGAVLTHQNLYTQSELLRTVVNSDETDIGLAVIPLFHSFGAVANMISPIRIGAGVALMERFTLDGIFSMIEKEKVTYIAAVPRLFLGMVFHEKDGNYSLNSLKVCITGGAAMPADFIPLFEKKFGVRIMEGYGLTEASPVSSFSRLDMPQKPGSIGIPIPRVAARIVDETGQELPRGEVGELILKGENIMQGYYKDEAATAQVIKDGWLSTGDLARMDEEDYIFITGRKKRMIITSGFNVYPREVEDVLNLHPAVQEALVVGKEDLLRGETVKALVVKKPDAQLEERELLKHCRTYLSSYKAPRAIEFVAKIDHPDPLP; encoded by the coding sequence ATGAGAGAAATGCATAATCTGGCAATGATGTTGGAAAAAAGCGCGGCGCAATATGCCAAGCGGACGGCGTTAATCAGCAACGACGCTCGGCTGACTTATCTGGAGCTGGAAAAAGCGGCCTGCGCCCTGGGCAGCCATTTGCGATCACTGGGTTTGGGCAAGGGAGATAAGGTGGCGATCATGCTTTCGAACTGCCCTGAGTTCGTGATCGCCTATTTCGGCGTGCAGAAGATCGGCGGCGTCGCCGTCACCCTGCACACGCAGTCCACCTCCTATGAGCTCCGCTATCTGCTGGGGAACAGCGACTCCCGCTGCCTGATTACCGAGGGGGAGATGGCGCGGCGTTTCGAGGAGATCCAGGCAGAATTGCCACTTTGCCGCCACCTCATTACAACCGGCGCCCCAGGGAAACCATCCTGCTTTCGGGATATTATCGCAAAGGGCCCCTTCACGATCGGAATTCCCGAGCTGACAGGCGACGATCCGGCGGCGATGATCTATACCTCGGGGCTTACCGGGAAACCCCGCGGCGCCGTTTTGACCCATCAGAACCTCTACACCCAGTCGGAGCTGCTCCGCACAGTCGTCAACAGCGATGAAACGGATATCGGGCTTGCCGTGATCCCGCTCTTTCACTCCTTCGGCGCCGTCGCCAACATGATTTCGCCAATCCGGATCGGGGCGGGGGTCGCTCTGATGGAACGCTTTACCCTCGACGGGATATTCAGCATGATTGAAAAGGAAAAGGTCACCTACATCGCCGCCGTTCCCCGACTCTTCCTCGGGATGGTTTTCCACGAAAAAGATGGAAACTACTCGCTTAATTCGCTGAAGGTCTGCATAACCGGCGGCGCGGCGATGCCGGCGGATTTTATCCCGCTTTTCGAAAAGAAATTCGGCGTCCGGATCATGGAGGGCTATGGTCTGACCGAGGCCTCGCCGGTTTCCTCCTTCAGCCGCTTAGACATGCCCCAGAAACCCGGATCGATCGGAATTCCCATACCGCGCGTCGCCGCCCGGATCGTTGACGAAACGGGGCAGGAACTCCCCCGGGGAGAGGTCGGCGAGCTGATCCTCAAGGGTGAAAATATCATGCAGGGCTATTACAAGGACGAGGCGGCGACCGCCCAGGTTATCAAAGACGGCTGGCTTTCTACCGGCGATCTCGCCCGAATGGATGAGGAAGATTACATTTTCATCACCGGCCGCAAGAAGCGGATGATTATTACCAGCGGCTTCAACGTCTATCCCCGCGAGGTGGAAGACGTGCTGAATCTACACCCAGCCGTTCAGGAAGCGCTCGTCGTCGGCAAGGAGGATCTGCTTCGGGGAGAAACCGTCAAGGCGCTCGTCGTTAAGAAACCGGACGCGCAGCTTGAGGAGCGGGAGCTGCTGAAGCATTGCCGCACTTACCTCTCCTCATACAAGGCGCCACGGGCGATAGAATTCGTGGCAAAGATCGACCATCCGGATCCATTGCCCTGA
- a CDS encoding YtfJ family protein translates to MKKAIVMVVVALLWSASAAFAAGLQVGEKAADFKLKDPTGKEYSLEHPQFKGKVLYIAYVDPDEKDTNNHVEDALKKEKDAGGLDKTRYEGFGIVNLKASAMPNFLIKAAIKSKQKKTGAIILLDYDQAILNAWGVKDDASDIVILDKERICRFVSSGKLPQDELVKMINIIKEYQAK, encoded by the coding sequence ATGAAAAAAGCGATTGTTATGGTGGTGGTTGCTTTATTATGGAGCGCCTCGGCAGCGTTTGCCGCCGGTCTTCAGGTGGGGGAGAAGGCCGCGGACTTCAAACTGAAGGATCCGACCGGCAAGGAATACTCTCTGGAGCACCCGCAATTCAAAGGCAAGGTTCTGTACATCGCCTATGTGGATCCGGACGAGAAGGACACGAACAACCATGTGGAAGACGCGTTGAAAAAGGAGAAGGATGCGGGCGGGCTGGACAAGACCCGTTACGAGGGTTTTGGGATCGTCAATCTCAAGGCGAGCGCGATGCCCAATTTCCTGATCAAGGCGGCCATCAAGAGCAAACAGAAGAAGACCGGCGCCATCATCCTCCTCGATTACGACCAGGCGATTCTCAACGCGTGGGGAGTAAAGGATGACGCTTCCGACATTGTCATCCTGGATAAAGAGCGCATCTGCCGCTTCGTCAGCTCTGGCAAGCTTCCCCAAGACGAACTTGTCAAAATGATCAATATTATCAAGGAATATCAGGCGAAGTAG